One segment of Purpureocillium takamizusanense chromosome 7, complete sequence DNA contains the following:
- the RIM21 gene encoding pH-response regulator protein palH/rim21 (SECRETED:SignalP(1-27~SECRETED:cutsite=ASG-YV~SECRETED:prob=0.3733)~EggNog:ENOG503NYQ4~TransMembrane:5 (n4-22c27/28o90-117i230-251o271-290i310-329o341-358i)~COG:S): protein MASLTLTSAALTAAATLCTTTLVPASGYVTMDNGPASVTLAKAIVYQVPCPTAKPLNAMALISPEGSGDSSLKFHDPHPDPRVSDFRDPFYASTFPICYALAATTVTSYMLLIMLFVTPRSFLDGGVVYLGRRRGFTHTSAGAENIGGRPWLQKVATLTVAVSLTIATHDTFKIAQRQYQWGAQNATVMQQGVMGSTEIRVIRLISNTFLWLAQAQTLIRLFPRHREKVIIKWAAFALITLDLIFSALTSFKDNDNSINPMAGSFDHPIPALSYLFQLLLGVLYAAWVIYYSLMKKRYAFYHPLMKNMPLLAIISLSSILIPVVFFIVDISKPALASWGDYVRWVGAAAASVIVWEWVERIEALEREEKKDGILGREVFDGEETLEVNASEFPWLRHRKHHKDDRGGGGGGGANGANGDASWNAGTQNGNATSRDHGILRGGGWPGVSVAAGRQRSHTREPRRSADQPAQQRTTGGILRPPLWPSRPAPAVTPVSRTDTPSAASTVYAVRYQGTSDATNRTPDLPTRTPDPSPPHQSIADLSRQNSSPQNQAVGDDSNGAMATQNGHVMSSAPPPPPPPPPPPHPLRANRFVDLEANSPAPSRSGRRRAQTLTSHGDDDSQPDMARQVPDSPIRVREETGRWDFKSRLEMFAANQADKMRERLRPSTETVDLPTQYIPAPPRRGAALQQVLEEGELSSSSLSHSRTGEGHSNGSSGRRGAGSDEMAQLGRQDSSTMSGSLGRTAGANPPLWPGVRRRVPTFEDDDDVYSYDDEDEGSLTETASMESERRDSDDEVGGHVRAAGAEPGTRRGW, encoded by the coding sequence ATGGCCTCCCTCACGCTGACTTCGGCGGCTctgacggccgcggcgacgttgtGCACCACGACGCTCGTACCGGCCAGCGGATATGTCACCATGGACAATGGCCCGGCCTCCGTCACCCTAGCCAAGGCCATTGTCTACCAGGTCCCGTGCCCGACGGCCAAACCTCTCAACGCCATGGCCCTCATCTCGCCAGAGGGTTCCGGGGACTCGAGTCTCAAGTTCCACGACCCCCATCCGGACCCCCGCGTGTCCGACTTCCGAGACCCCTTTTACGCCTCGACGTTTCCCATATGCTACGCactcgccgccaccaccgtcacctcGTACATGCTTCTCATCATGCTCTTCGTCACGCCGCGCTccttcctcgacggcggcgtcgtctacctcggccgccggcgcggcttCACCCACACttcggccggcgccgagaatATTGGCGGCCGTCCGTGGCTGCAAAAGGTTGCCACGCTGACCGTCGCTGTGTCGCTCACGATAGCCACGCACGACACGTTCAAGATTGCGCAGCGGCAGTACCAATGGGGCGCCCAGAACGCCACAGTGATGCAGCAGGGCGTCATGGGCAGCACCGAAATCAGAGTCATCCGCCTCATCTCCAACACGTTCCTGTGGCTGGCCCAGGCGCAGACCTTGATTCGCCTGTTCCCGCGCCATCGCGAAAAGGTCATCATCAAGTGGGCAGCCTTCGCCCTCATCACTCTCGACCTCATCTTCAGCGCCCTCACCAGCTTCAAGGACAATGATAACAGCATCAACCCGATGGCGGGCAGCTTTGATCATCCGATACCTGCGTTGAGCTATCTCTTCCAGCTGCTACTCGGTGTGCTCTACGCCGCGTGGGTTATATACTACTCACTGATGAAAAAGCGATATGCATTCTATCACCCTCTGATGAAAAACATGCCACTGCTGGCCATCATATCACTTTCCTCGATCCTCATCCCTGTCGTCTTCTTCATTGTGGATATTTCGAAACCCGCACTGGCGTCGTGGGGTGACTACGTTCGCtgggtcggcgccgccgccgccagtgtcATTGTGTGGGAGTGGGTGGAACGGATAGAAGCCCTGGAGCGGGAAGAGAAGAAagacggcatcctcggcaGGGAAGTCTTTGATGGGGAGGAAACGCTCGAGGTGAATGCGTCCGAGTTTCCCTGGTTGCGACATCGGAAGCACCACAAGGACGatcggggcggcggtggcggcggcggcgccaacggcgccaacggcgatgcGAGTTGGAATGCGGGCACTCAGAACGGCAACGCGACATCTCGCGACCACGGCATTCTGCGTGGCGGTGGGTGGCCCGGGGTATCGGTCGCAGCGGGAAGACAGCGGAGCCACACGCGTGAGCCGCGAAGATCAGccgaccagccagcccagcaacGGACAACTGGTGGCATTCTGCGGCCTCCATTGTGGCCGAGTCGtcccgcgccggcggtgacgcccGTGAGCAGGACCGACacgccgagcgccgcgagcaccGTCTACGCGGTCCGGTATCAGGGCACTTCGGATGCCACCAACAGGACACCGGACCTACCGACCAGGACGCCAGATCCGTCCCCGCCGCACCAGAGCATAGCGGATCTCTCACGGCAGAACAGCAGTCCCCAGAACCAagcggtcggcgacgactcgaACGGTGCGATGGCCACACAGAACGGACACGTCATGTCGTCTgctccgccaccgccacctcctcctccgccgccgccgcacccgctTCGGGCAAACAGATTCGTAGACCTAGAAGCGAATAGTCCAGCACCGTCACGgtccggccggcggcgagcgcagACTCTGACGtcccacggcgacgacgattcgCAGCCCGACATGGCTAGGCAGGTGCCAGATTCGCCCATCCGGGTGCGAGAAGAGACTGGGCGATGGGACTTCAAGTCGAGGCTGGAGATGTTTGCAGCAAATCAAGCGGACAAGATGCGCGAGAGACTGCGGCCATCGACGGAGACGGTGGACCTACCAACGCAGTACATACCGGCGCCTCCACGACGGGGCGCAGCTCTGCAACAAGTGCTCGAGGAGGGTGAATTGAGCAGCTCAAGTCTGTCTCACTCTAGAACCGGAGAGGGCCACAGCAATGGAAGCTCGGGGAGGCGTGGCGCTGGCTCCGACGAGATGGCACAACTCGGCCGACAGGACAGCTCGACCATGTCTGGATCGCTCGGCCGGACGGCAGGGGCAAATCCGCCGCTCTGGCCAGgggtgaggcggcgggtcCCGACGtttgaggacgacgacgatgtctACTCAtacgatgatgaggatgagggctCACTGAccgagacggcgtcgatggagtCGGAGCGGCGCGACTCGGACGATGAAGTGGGTGGGCACGTGCGCGCTGCCGGGGCGGAGCCGGGTACACGAAGAGGCTGGTGA
- the EDC3 gene encoding enhancer of mRNA decapping (EggNog:ENOG503NVYJ~COG:G) produces MANQFIGLHMKVVLRAPAGYALAGTVRGVEAGNSLTLTNVYDFATQERAAHMTIDAANIADLSEMAYEAAQPAAYTAPAVPESKPLSPASQLPPKSTFVDPAILSMARRPASGTPKASSIQYQSDRGEKQSSDPMPTSRTHSEHQYGGARPDQSILSSFQGLTVTTPSKDQGSGKPGEAPREAQSQKKKTRGRNSRQPKTDQHLDGVTAAAAVQSAHGKGWRQTPILESTASFQPFNSLKRQGKGRKGQQDNGWASEEVTEEMGDFDFENNLAKFDKRTIFDQMRKEDQVDDASRLVSHNRKPKPGTAGGKNLHYTENVLDVPTAAAHHADFWNSEADVGVNEEARLSGLENRNGQGSGRRADSKSGPSRRSQSRKASAVAGSQPLSRVNSAQQMHQPGLYLQPSNRRVEAISTLQMLNLENIAANELGFSEALMAENAGRGIAEVAVNALKDPAMKVRFELAVASSAVDASLSSSAIVILAGNNKSGIRALAAGRHLRNKNLDVIICLVGIERERDLLEDLRRQIQLYRNFGGKVLSKNDFFEHLRKSSASGSPVSVSLIIDALLGLTISFEELRIGDQATVYELMEWANRNEAFVLSVDVPTGIDPTTGKIAIIDGSHLYVKPRYVVAIGAPKRGLLEIVTPASENDVGAVSTAAQEDQWRLFIADMGLGLAVWRKAGTKMRRGIDFDGRWVLEMRYRGAELSFDED; encoded by the exons atggccaaccAGTTCATCGGCCTGCACATGAAGGTCGTCCTTCGGGCCCCGGCCGGGTATGCTCTCGCGGGCACGGTGAGGGGCGTGGAGGCAGGCAATAGCCTGACCCTCACAAACG TCTATGACTTTGCCACACAGGAGCGGGCGGCACACATGACCATCGATGCAGCAAACATCGCCGACCTGTCCGAGATGGCATAcgaggccgcccagcccgcggcttacaccgcgcccgccgtgcccgaGTCCAAGCCCCTTTCTCCCGCCTCGCAGCTACCGCCCAAGTCGACGTTTGTCGACCCTGCGATCCTTAGTATGGCAAGGCGGCCTGCGTCCGGGACACCGAAAGCCTCCAGCATACAGTATCAGTCCGACAGGGGCGAGAAGCAGAGCTCAGATCCGATGCCCACGTCCCGCACGCACTCGGAACACCAATATGGCGGCGCACGGCCAGACCAGAGCATCCTGAGCTCGTTTCAAGGGCTGACCGTTACCACCCCGTCCAAGGACCAAGGCTCTGGGAAGCCCGGCGAAGCCCCCCGTGAAGCACAATCCCAGAAGAAAAAGACCCGGGGCCGGAACTCGAGGCAGCCAAAGACGGACCAACATCTCGATGgcgtcacggccgcggcggcagtgcAAAGCGCACACGGCAAGGGCTGGAGGCAGACGCCCATCTTGGAGAGCACGGCGTCCTTCCAACCCTTCAACTCACTCAAGCGACAGGGCAAGGGCCGGAAGGGTCAACAGGACAACGGCTGGGCGTCGGAGGAGGTTACGGAGGAGATGGGAGACTTCGACTTCGAGAACAACCTCGCAAAGTTCGACAAGCGTACCATTTTCGACCAGATGCGCAAGGAGGAtcaggtcgacgacgccagccGCTTGGTCTCGCACAACCGCAAGCCCAAGCCGgggacggccggcggcaagaacCTGCACTACACGGAAAATGTCTTGGACGTGCCTACGGCCGCAGCTCATCACGCCGACTTTTGGAACAGCGAGGCGGATGTCGGGGTGAATGAGGAGGCGAGGCTCAGTGGCCTTGAGAACAGGaacgggcagggcagcggccggcgagccgaCAGCAAATCCGGGCCGTCTCGTCGGTCGCAGTCACGCAAGGCTAGTGCCGTtgcgggcagccagccgctgAGCCGCGTGAACTCTGCC cagcaaaTGCACCAGCCGGGGCTTTATCTGCAGCCGTCGAACCGTCGAGTGGAAGCGATATCGACGCTACAAATGCTGAACCTGGAGAAtatcgccgccaacgagctcGGCTTCAGCGAGGCGTTGATGGCCGAGAATGCGGGCCGGGGCATCGCAGAGGTAGCAGTCAACGCGCTCAAGGACCCGGCGATGAAGGTGCGGTTCgagctggcggtggcgagctcGGCAGTCGACGCGTCGctcagcagctcggccaTCGTGATCCTGGCAGGCAACAACAAGTCGGGCATACGGGCTCTGGCGGCCGGACGGCACCTACGCAACAAGAACCTGGACGTCATCATCTGCCTCGTGGGCAtcgagcgggagcgggacCTGCTAGAGGACCTGCGGCGCCAGATCCAGCTGTACCGCAACTTTGGCGGCAAGGTCCTAAGCAAGAACGACTTTTTCGAGCACCTGAGGAAGAGCTCGGCGTCCGGCTCGCCGGTGTCTGTCTCGCTCATCATCGATGCGCTGCTCGGCCTGACCATATCGTTTGAAGAGCTGCGGATAGGGGACCAGGCCACGGTGTACGAGCTCATGGAGTGGGCGAACCGCAACGAGGCGTTTGTGCTGTCGGTGGACGTGCCGACGGGCATcgacccgacgacggggaagattgccatcatcgacggGAGCCACCTCTACGTCAAGCCGCGGTACGTGGTGGCGATAGGGGCGCCGAAGCGGGGACTGCTCGAGATTgtgacgcccgcgtccgAAAACGACGTGGGCGCCgtcagcacggcggcgcaggaggacCAGTGGCGGCTGTTCATCGCCGACATGggcctcgggctcgccgtcTGGCGCAAGGCGGGGACCAAGATGCGGCGGGGCATCGACTTTGACGGGCGGTGGGTGCTGGAGATGCGGTATCGAGGGGCCGAGCTCAGCTTCGACGAGGACTGA
- the LAG1 gene encoding Sphingosine N-acyltransferase (EggNog:ENOG503NWJM~COG:U~TransMembrane:6 (i115-132o164-185i211-236o256-276i336-355o386-410i)): protein MSEPFPLLNTSVDQLHLADTDTTRRRRKSSGLGGDIRAGDTGAPALASSSASLDAGDGDGSSPPASPASPTSASHLAAAFGTTGASNGSATKRLSKRRRARGLVSRIRQTMVKHTFVLPACILLVFLTGYAINPTEANPLHRWIFLSYRLPQDDPSKPVQYGKGLWDVAFVAFYTVVLSFTREFIMQELLRPLARKTGLGRSKQARFMEQLYTAIYFAFLGPAGMYVMSRTPVWYFNTRGMYEDFPHRTHEAVVKFYYLFQAAYWAQQAIVLVLGMEKPRKDFKELVGHHIVSLALIGLSYRFHFTYIGIAVYTTHDISDFFLATSKILNYIDHPIVGPYFFLFMCVWIYLRHVINLKILWSLFTEFRTIGPFELNWETQQYKCWISQYITTALLAALQALNLFWLFYIVRIAYRFLRDKTADDDRSDDEEDEASQEKPKPKQDKKRDVPTLEINGKAVANGRSK from the coding sequence atgTCTGAGCCGTTCCCCCTCCTCAACACCTCGGTCGATCAGCTACACCTCGCCGACACGGACacgacgcgccggcgacgcaagagcagcggcctcggcggcgacattcGCGCCGGCGATACTGGCGCCCCTGCCCTCGCCTCTagcagcgccagcctcgacgccggcgatggtgatggctcctcgccgcccgcctccccggcctcgcccacgTCCGCCTCCCACCTCGCGGCAGCCTTTGGCACCACCGGTGCCAGCAATGGCAGCGCTACCAAGCGCCTTtccaagcgccgccgcgctcgcgggcTGGTGTCGCGCATCCGCCAGACCATGGTAAAGCACACCTTCGTTCTTCCCGCCTGCATACTTCTCGTCTTCCTCACCGGCTACGCCATCAACCCAACCGAGGCCAACCCGCTTCACCGCTGGATCTTCCTCTCCTACCGCCTGCCCCAGGACGACCCCTCCAAACCCGTCCAGTACGGCAAGGGCCTCTGGGACGTTGCCTTTGTCGCCTTCTACACCGTCGTCCTGTCCTTCACCCGCGAGTTCATCATGCAGGAATTGCTGCGCCCCCTGGCGCGCAAGactggcctcggccgctcCAAGCAAGCCCGCTTCATGGAACAGCTCTACACGGCCATCTACTTCGCCTTCCTCGGCCCCGCCGGCATGTACGTCATGAGCCGCACTCCCGTCTGGTACTTCAACACGCGCGGCATGTACGAGGACTTTCCTCACCGCACccacgaggccgtcgtcaagtTCTACTACTTGTTTCAGGCCGCCTATTGGGCCCAGCAGGCCATTGTCCTCGTTCTCGGCATGGAAAAGCCCCGCAAGGACTTCAAGGAGCTCGTTGGCCACCACATTGTCAGCCTTGCCCTGATCGGCCTCAGCTACCGCTTCCACTTCACCTACATTGGCATCGCCGTCTACACCACCCACGACATCAGCGacttcttcctcgccaccTCCAAAATCCTCAACTACATCGACCATCCAATCGTCGGCCCCTACTTCTTCCTCTTCATGTGCGTCTGGATCTACCTCCGCCACGTCATCAACCTCAAGATCCTCTGGTCGCTCTTCACCGAGTTCCGCACCATCGGCCCATTTGAACTCAATTGGGAAACGCAGCAGTACAAGTGCTGGATTAGCCAGTACATCACCACCGCTCTGCTTGCCGCGCTCCAGGCCCTGAACCTCTTCTGGCTCTTTTACATTGTCCGCATTGCCTACCGCTTTCTGCGCGACAAgacagccgacgacgatcgctccgacgacgaagaggatgAAGCCTCCCAGGAGAAGCCCAAGCCAAAACAGGACAAGAAGCGCGATGTGCCGACTCTCGAGATCAATGGCAAGGCAGTCGCCAACGGCAGGTCCAAGTAG
- the EDC3 gene encoding enhancer of mRNA decapping, variant 2 (EggNog:ENOG503NVYJ~COG:G), whose amino-acid sequence MTIDAANIADLSEMAYEAAQPAAYTAPAVPESKPLSPASQLPPKSTFVDPAILSMARRPASGTPKASSIQYQSDRGEKQSSDPMPTSRTHSEHQYGGARPDQSILSSFQGLTVTTPSKDQGSGKPGEAPREAQSQKKKTRGRNSRQPKTDQHLDGVTAAAAVQSAHGKGWRQTPILESTASFQPFNSLKRQGKGRKGQQDNGWASEEVTEEMGDFDFENNLAKFDKRTIFDQMRKEDQVDDASRLVSHNRKPKPGTAGGKNLHYTENVLDVPTAAAHHADFWNSEADVGVNEEARLSGLENRNGQGSGRRADSKSGPSRRSQSRKASAVAGSQPLSRVNSAQQMHQPGLYLQPSNRRVEAISTLQMLNLENIAANELGFSEALMAENAGRGIAEVAVNALKDPAMKVRFELAVASSAVDASLSSSAIVILAGNNKSGIRALAAGRHLRNKNLDVIICLVGIERERDLLEDLRRQIQLYRNFGGKVLSKNDFFEHLRKSSASGSPVSVSLIIDALLGLTISFEELRIGDQATVYELMEWANRNEAFVLSVDVPTGIDPTTGKIAIIDGSHLYVKPRYVVAIGAPKRGLLEIVTPASENDVGAVSTAAQEDQWRLFIADMGLGLAVWRKAGTKMRRGIDFDGRWVLEMRYRGAELSFDED is encoded by the exons ATGACCATCGATGCAGCAAACATCGCCGACCTGTCCGAGATGGCATAcgaggccgcccagcccgcggcttacaccgcgcccgccgtgcccgaGTCCAAGCCCCTTTCTCCCGCCTCGCAGCTACCGCCCAAGTCGACGTTTGTCGACCCTGCGATCCTTAGTATGGCAAGGCGGCCTGCGTCCGGGACACCGAAAGCCTCCAGCATACAGTATCAGTCCGACAGGGGCGAGAAGCAGAGCTCAGATCCGATGCCCACGTCCCGCACGCACTCGGAACACCAATATGGCGGCGCACGGCCAGACCAGAGCATCCTGAGCTCGTTTCAAGGGCTGACCGTTACCACCCCGTCCAAGGACCAAGGCTCTGGGAAGCCCGGCGAAGCCCCCCGTGAAGCACAATCCCAGAAGAAAAAGACCCGGGGCCGGAACTCGAGGCAGCCAAAGACGGACCAACATCTCGATGgcgtcacggccgcggcggcagtgcAAAGCGCACACGGCAAGGGCTGGAGGCAGACGCCCATCTTGGAGAGCACGGCGTCCTTCCAACCCTTCAACTCACTCAAGCGACAGGGCAAGGGCCGGAAGGGTCAACAGGACAACGGCTGGGCGTCGGAGGAGGTTACGGAGGAGATGGGAGACTTCGACTTCGAGAACAACCTCGCAAAGTTCGACAAGCGTACCATTTTCGACCAGATGCGCAAGGAGGAtcaggtcgacgacgccagccGCTTGGTCTCGCACAACCGCAAGCCCAAGCCGgggacggccggcggcaagaacCTGCACTACACGGAAAATGTCTTGGACGTGCCTACGGCCGCAGCTCATCACGCCGACTTTTGGAACAGCGAGGCGGATGTCGGGGTGAATGAGGAGGCGAGGCTCAGTGGCCTTGAGAACAGGaacgggcagggcagcggccggcgagccgaCAGCAAATCCGGGCCGTCTCGTCGGTCGCAGTCACGCAAGGCTAGTGCCGTtgcgggcagccagccgctgAGCCGCGTGAACTCTGCC cagcaaaTGCACCAGCCGGGGCTTTATCTGCAGCCGTCGAACCGTCGAGTGGAAGCGATATCGACGCTACAAATGCTGAACCTGGAGAAtatcgccgccaacgagctcGGCTTCAGCGAGGCGTTGATGGCCGAGAATGCGGGCCGGGGCATCGCAGAGGTAGCAGTCAACGCGCTCAAGGACCCGGCGATGAAGGTGCGGTTCgagctggcggtggcgagctcGGCAGTCGACGCGTCGctcagcagctcggccaTCGTGATCCTGGCAGGCAACAACAAGTCGGGCATACGGGCTCTGGCGGCCGGACGGCACCTACGCAACAAGAACCTGGACGTCATCATCTGCCTCGTGGGCAtcgagcgggagcgggacCTGCTAGAGGACCTGCGGCGCCAGATCCAGCTGTACCGCAACTTTGGCGGCAAGGTCCTAAGCAAGAACGACTTTTTCGAGCACCTGAGGAAGAGCTCGGCGTCCGGCTCGCCGGTGTCTGTCTCGCTCATCATCGATGCGCTGCTCGGCCTGACCATATCGTTTGAAGAGCTGCGGATAGGGGACCAGGCCACGGTGTACGAGCTCATGGAGTGGGCGAACCGCAACGAGGCGTTTGTGCTGTCGGTGGACGTGCCGACGGGCATcgacccgacgacggggaagattgccatcatcgacggGAGCCACCTCTACGTCAAGCCGCGGTACGTGGTGGCGATAGGGGCGCCGAAGCGGGGACTGCTCGAGATTgtgacgcccgcgtccgAAAACGACGTGGGCGCCgtcagcacggcggcgcaggaggacCAGTGGCGGCTGTTCATCGCCGACATGggcctcgggctcgccgtcTGGCGCAAGGCGGGGACCAAGATGCGGCGGGGCATCGACTTTGACGGGCGGTGGGTGCTGGAGATGCGGTATCGAGGGGCCGAGCTCAGCTTCGACGAGGACTGA
- the PIF1 gene encoding DNA helicase (EggNog:ENOG503NTY9~COG:L), producing the protein MTAGITSLPIRSSPTSRSVLQRAVSPSVHALARPALPHRRVAGTIMFARAVNGSAPPPRSTLERTLFPSSSPSSSAPNGDIRQQFGKAGSHNVPASARTPQSLPNPNPLNDRSNNAAPLVNRGGTKSSLASLCGKSGSFAEAEVVDLTGADVQKKAQEMVEFAEDDFSDDADLDLDYEAPKALPPLPSRPVVRDTMPPPPTPSQAETPIPWSSSPASHLQPAFPQRSLSDASAATQPSLKRESSGDNDLPEVPMPKKAKKRVLPASFGVRREEAEADEEFAAHAAPRTPASKSRSFLDPTASALAEQKKQHKNQRTQRLAEAEQDDAEDPDEESYAVPAPPPKPAPISLSTEQRHVLDLVVEKNASVFFTGPAGAGKSVLMRAIIQRLREKFKHDPERVAVTASTGLAACNIGGMTLHSFSGIGLGKESATELIKKVRRNPKAKNRWIKTKCLIIDEVSMVDGELFDKLSQIGRTIRNNGRPWGGIQLIITGDFFQLPPVPDFDKKREVKFAFDAATWSTSIDHTIGLTQVFRQRDPDFARMLNEMRLGKITQQTVDAFRALSRPLKFDDGVDSAELYPTRAQVDMSNEKRLRDLPGKAYRYEAMDTGDPKIRDKLLANMMSPKVIELKQDAQVMLIKNMDDTLVNGSLGKVIGFSDEKTFEMTSGYGSDDDAMTKAKRKLAAFGRKDEKMPQKTQKYPVVQFVTSSGVPRVILCQPEEWKVELPNGEVQAKRNQLPLILAWALSIHKAQGQTLERVTVNLGKVFEKGQAYVALSRATTQQGLRVIGFDRSKVMAHDRVVEFYGKLYSAEQAHGLLKPNNIMDFVSNRRGEQQPSARSAPTMATAAAKKKVEVVNLDDDEEAIASYGY; encoded by the exons ATGACGGCTGGCATCACCAGCCTACCCATTCgatcctcgccgacatcgcGCAGCGTCCTCCAGAGAGCGGTCAGCCCGTCTGTCCATGCCCTCGCCCGTCCAGCGCTCCCCCATCGTCGCGTCGCGGGCACCATCATGTTCGCCAGggccgtcaacggcagcgcgccgccgccccggagCACCCTGGAGCGCACGCTCTTcccgtcgagcagccccagcagcagcgcccccAACGGCGACATCCGACAGCAGTTTGGCAAGGCGGGCTCGCACAATGtcccggcgtcggcgaggacgccacAGTCACTACCGAATCCGAATCCGCTCAACGATCGCTCCAACAACGCCGCCCCGCTGGTGAACCGCGGGGGCACCAAGTCCTCGCTCGCGTCGCTATGCGGAAAGTCGGGCTCctttgccgaggccgaggtggtggATCTCACCGGCGCGGACGTGCAAAAGAAGGCCCAGGAGATGGTGGAATTTGCAGAAGACGACTTTAGCGATGATGCCGACTTGGACCTCGATTACGAGGCCCCGAAGGCACTGCCCCCGTTGCCTTCGAGACCTGTGGTTCGGGAtaccatgccgccgccaccgacgcctTCACAGGCCGAAACTCCTATTCCATGGTCTTCGTCTCCGGCGTCGCATTTGCAGCCGGCTTTCCCTCAGCGCAGTCTCTCCGacgcgtcggccgccactCAGCCGTCCCTCAAGCGTGAGTCCTCGGGAGATAATGACCTGCCAGAAGTTCCTATGCCCAAAAAGGCCAAGAAACGAGTTCTCCCTGCCAGCTTTGGTGTTCGAAGAGAAGAAGCCGAGGCGGATGAGGAgttcgccgcccacgccgcgccccgAACCCCGGCCTCCAAGTCGCGGAGCTTCTTGGACCCCACGGCCAGCGCTCTGGCAGAACAGAAGAAGCAACACAAGAACCAGCGGACCCAGCGGCTGGCCGAAGCCGAGCAGGATGATGCAGAGGACCCAGACGAAGAATCCTATGCCGTCCCGGCTCCTCCGCCGAAACCCGCCCCCATTTCATTGAGTACCGAGCAACGACACGTGCTAGACCTAGTAGTAGAAAAGAACGCGAGCGTCTTCTTCACCGGCCCGGCTGGTGCAGGCAAGTCGGTCTTGATGAGGGCCATCATCCAAAGACTGAGAGAAAAGTTCAAACACGACCCCGAACGAGTCGCCgtgacggcatcgacgggTCTGGCAGCTTGCAACATTGGCGGCATGACGCTTCACAGCTTCTCAG GTATTGGCTTGGGCAAGGAGAGCGCGACAGAGCTGATCAAGAAGGTCAGGAGGAATCCAAAGGCCAAAAATCGATGGATCAAGACCAAGTgcctcatcatcgacgaAGTCTCAATGGTCGACGGAGAGCTATTCGACAAACTGTCACAAATCGGACGGACCATTCGAAACAACGGCCGCCCCTGGGGCGGCATCCAACTCATCATCACTGGTGACTTCTTTCAACTGCCGCCCGTGCCAGATTTCGACAAGAAGCGGGAGGTCAAGTTTGCATTTGACGCCGCTACCTGGAGCACTTCAATAGACCATACCATTGGTCTCACACAGGTCTTTCGCCAGCGCGACCCGGATTTCGCCCGCATGCTCAACGAGATGCGACTGGGCAAGATCACCCAGCAAACGGTGGACGCGTTTAGGGCTCTGTCACGCCCGCTCAAGTTTGACGACGGTGTCGACTCGGCCGAGCTGTACCCAACGCGAGCGCAGGTCGACATGTCAAACGAGAAGCGGTTGCGGGACCTCCCGGGCAAGGCGTATCGCTACGAGGCCATGGATACGGGCGACCCCAAGATCCGCGACAAGCTCCTCGCAAATATGATGTCACCCAAGGTCATCGAGTTGAAGCAAGACGCGCAGGTGATGCTCATCAAGAACATGGACGACACGCTGGTCAACGGATCCCTGGGCAAAGTCATCGGCTTCTCGGACGAGAAGACGTTTGAGATGACGAGCGGCTATGGgtcagacgacgacgccatgaccAAGGCAAAGAGAAAACTGGCCGCGTTTGGCCGCAAGGACGAAAAGATGCCGCAGAAGACGCAAAAGTACCCAGTGGTGCAGTTTGTGACGTCGAGCGGCGTGCCTCGCGTCATCCTCTGCCAGCCGGAAGAGTGGAAGGTGGAGCTGCCCAACGGCGAAGTCCAGGCGAAGCGAAACCAGCTTCCCCTGATTCTGGCATGGGCTCTTTCTATCCACAAGGCACAGGGCCAGACCCTGGAGCGCGTGACGGTCAACCTGGGCAAGGTGTTTGAAAAGGGCCAGGCGTACGTCGCGCTCAGCCGCGCTACGACGCAGCAGGGGCTCCGCGTCATCGGGTTCGACAGGTCCAAAGTCATGGCTCACGATAGAGTCGTCGAGTTCTATGGCAAGCTTTACTCCGCGGAGCAAGCCCACGGCCTGTTGAAGCCCAACAACATCATGGACTTTGTCTCGAACAGGAgaggagagcagcagccgtcgGCACGGtcagcgccgacgatggcgaccgccgccgcaaagaagaaggtcgaggtggtgaacttggacgacgacgaggaagcgaTTGCATCGTATGGATATTGA